TGAACACAGACTTCATCTTTGAACATTGACGTTTCAGAGTCCCGACGTTACCTGGCACCGGCGGCAGGACGTGTTAGTGTGGGCGGGCGGGATGGTCTTCATCGCTGCGCTCATGGTCCTCGTCAACGCGCTGGGGAAGTACAGGTGATATTAACTATAATAATATTATAGTTAGTATAATAATAtcatattcttattttagtATCGGGCTAGATTTGGGAACGGGCAGACGTTTCAGAAGTTTCAAGGGACTCGATGtcacagacagatttgtatttctttagatgccacaactagaTCTATAAAATACTGCTTTGTCATTAGAAAGAATACCTTAATTAGCCTTACTTTATTGTAACACTATACCAAAGACTTATGTTAGCCTATAAGTTGATAATTAGTATGTTAAGTTTTATtcgatacattttgtactttgtgcaaTTGTTGTTTTCATACACTGTaccacgtacatgtacaatcgtcctgcaataaagttcttcataacCTAAACCCGATCCTAACCTAGCCTCACGCACGCACTAACCCACCGATAAAAAATTCTGGCAAAGTGGAAATCTGCCTCAACACATGAGCCATACTGTATTctagttgtttgttttttttccaggggCTGGAACGCGCCGAATGGATTCTTCTATGACGAGGCCAACACGACCCGAGAGAGGTTCCTTCCCGAACCGTTTGTTCAGGAGCCGGGGGTGAAGGGGAGGTACGGGGTGGAACCTGGTGCGTACGCTAGCTCCGGGACtttagtaggcatccttccatcttcacagatgatggtagcgctctgtatGAAGTTATGGCGGTTGGCAGTGTTTCTTTGTAGGCTGACTCTGGGGCTACTTCTCAGAATATTGCTttgtatgtcatacctgggcagGGATAACCTTCGGTACGGTGATAATTTGGTTTATCACACTTGATTGTACACGGACTTCCTAAGAACAATTCAAACGCACTCCGAGTGACGTTTAAAACTGGTAACTGCTGCTTAGTTGCCAAAGTCAGAAGAACATGTTTCagtttagcctggataccataccccaacctcaaaatatatctttcgtgttggggtctggcaggatgcctgtagaaaggttctcgaaggcccttgatcagggGGAGgtgaacctaggattgatgaccactcacaccacaggtagtcagctacaacacaccacagttggtcagcaggctatcatatcacagtagcgaatcaggtacttggtGGCCACTGagtgttatggattcaaaaagtacagttggggtgtttaaccaatcatggcaggggtgtaattacctcctgctgatcctgtgctgttctattggaggagttttttgcccactaaaaggggcaaaattgagaagagttcctatcccatccggccagacccttgcacgatagatacatatgagatcgggctggggtttggtaaccaggctagtttCAGTTTAAAACATATTTTCGTCTATATTTCAGCATCATTTCCCGCAAACTACATTTTGCTGACACGTCAAAgcattttgacttttttttcctAGACAATGAATATATTCCTTCGCGTGTCTTACTTCGAACTATGATCTTTAAAGTACACGTAGTTCACGCTCAAGAGTGTGCAACAAAGTGCCTAATGTCATATCTTATTGTTATTTCTTTAGTAATATCTTAATATTGTTATTTCTTTAGTGATACGCTGGTACTTTTGGAAGCTCCGCCCAGAACTGGTGACTCCATGGACGCGTCTGTTTGTGTGGGCCTGTTACACCGTCCATCAGCTGCTGGCCTGGTGGCTCCTGTACCTGGCACAGGTGAACAAACAGGTGAGCTAACACTTACAGGTGAGCTAACCCTACACCTTCTATCAGCTGCTGGCCTGGTGGCTCCTGTACCTGGCACAGGTGAACAAACAGGTGAGCTAACACTTACAGGTGAGCTAACCCTACACCTTCTATCAGCTGCTGGCCTGGTGGCTCCTGTACCTGGCACAGGTGAACAAACAGGTGAGCTAACACTTACAGGTGAGTTAACCCTACACCTTCTATCAGCTGCTGGCCTGGTGGCTTCTGTACCTGGCACAGGTGAACAAACAGGTGAGCTAACACTTACAGGTGAGCTAACCCTACACCATGGCCTCAGGTGGCTCCAGTACCTGGCAAAGGTGAACAACCaggtgaggtacatgtagttataaccTAACACATTGGGTAACAGTCTACTTCAATAGTTAGTAGAGGCACCATTTAGTTCctttaaataaacaaatacctGAAAACATATGAATTTCTATTACAGTCACAGAAGGGAAAGAAGTACTCCACACAGCTGAGTAAGTACAACTGGGCAGCTGTGGCCGTGCACACCTTCTTCCACATGCTGCACCTGGCGCAAACTCACCTGACGTACGACGCTACCGCACAGGTGAGAGAAGTGCACGTGCAACACATGACTTGTACCTGTCTTTTTTGAATGGCCcaagaaataaaaaatgtcTGGTGTGTCAAAGTttcagaaagtttttttttcaaagcccccCAAAACATTTCAAAGTGGCAAAAGATGTATAAAAGCCTGAAAGTTCAGGTTTGCTTTAGAAATAAACAGCAcgtagtttaaaaaaaaaggtagttGTCTTTTTGACCAACTGAAACACTTGTTAATCAAATTGTTAGTCAAAAATTAGcctccatagagagcctgctatggaggctagtcaAAAATAGTCTACAAAGTAAAGTCTTCTCTTTTTAAGTCAACCTTACAGTAAATGTGGAATTCATACCACTTTCTTCTCACCAAAGAATAAAATCACTGAAGTAAATGAATTCAGTGCCACCATGGACAATATCATTGTATCTTGCAGAACAGAACTATTTCAGTAAAAAGATCATGTTGCAGCTTTCTTCATCCTTCCAGGACGTGTCCATATTCAGCTCACAGGGCTCTGTTATTGTGGCCCTCCTGTTGATGATGGTGGTCGAGTTTCAGGACAGAGGAGTGCTCTTTGGCTGGCCCTCCGGCAGCAGTACAGGTACATGctatatcttcttcttcttatgtgcttaacatacatgtaactagagttcggcgacctcatacctccatgaaaatttagagctttcgtaaatttcatgtaattgactaacacattaacataattcatgcatgatgttgttaatcattgagtaacgtacacatgtcacaattataaaattcccattatcaatcattaagtggctttgcaatttttacataaattatgcaaataagttcctcattaccatatttggtatctgcttatattccacctatcataattaacatgtattacatgtattaaggtctagttattgaaaacaatgaaacaatacaatttcctcattaattatgcaaattaagtcctcatttgcataacatgcatatcattatgaacatctttgcccaagctacctgcatgcctaaaatgcaagcaacccgtcgttcctttctgcagttatcctctttggagtgtcttgacaaaaacgcctctgcagttccacaattaaatgttaggggactgagacttaccccactttttcatgacgctaaaagctatctaccacccaaatgtcacgaccatagcaCGTCCgcgacaagagatacattgaaaaaactcctatgatagaatattctcattaattatgcaaatgtacgcctattttgcataattagtatttatcttgtacaacattgtctaaggtacctacataccaaaaatcatgaaaatccgttgttcccttcttgagttatcctcgtcagaagtttttgacaaaaatgcccctgctttcccaaaactagccgctagggggcccaaacttatgtcgcttcttcctgagcacaagagctatcttacaccttaaaatcgtgaccatagcatgttcagaacaccgagatagcacaaccggaagttgcgctgcagtaccaagggaagtcgcTAGgtggtccaaaatctaatcatttccagcttatatcacacactaccaacacaccaagtatgaaacctattcacccagccgttcttgagttatcttgtttacacacacacagacacacacacagacaaacgtggggtgaaatataacctccatgacatttaatGGAGGTAACTAGGTTGAGGGATCTAAGCACGGTATGTAAGATGTGCACAAGACAGTATGTTTTGGTACACTTGCACTGTTTTTTATAAGTGCAGCttgttctttaacgtgctcaagaTGTGGCTcccccatttaacgtcctaaAAAACACTCCCTCTTTtcaaatgcattaaagttctgTTTTCTCATCAGACTACATGGGAAGAACCTTGAGGTCATCGACCCGCAGGTCGGTGACCCTGATCAGGAAGTACCACGGTTACGTCATTATGTGGGCGGCGGTGTACACCCTCTGGTATCATCCGATGGAAAACACGCTGGGTCACGTGATGGGGTTTATGAACACCTGGATCTTCATGTTGCAGGGTGGCCTGGTCTACACAGACATGCACCTCAATAAGTGAGCTCTCCTATCCATACACATCCAATTATTCAACCTTGTATTTGCATTCTTCCAGCTACAGTTTGCTCCAACAACTAGAAAGtggaatactagtagttgtccCCATTGAAAAGTTCAGTCCTTAAGGCCTGcattattttgaatatttctcaGCTGGAACATCCAAATATCTGTCTGCACCCTGTTATAATTACCATACAGAGGATCGTGCAACTGAGAGCTTACATGTATCAGGGCTCTCGCGAATATCATTTGAATATTCACCTTAGATATTTAATCTCATCTGGTCCCTATGAATGGGGGCAGACTATTCTTCGAGGAAGCGAATTAGGGAGCAATACAGAGAATAAGATGAATGCCAGGCTGGCAGGGCTTGTCTAGAAAAATAAGACATGGAAGCATAACAACTGGCATAGCAGCTGTGTTAGCTTTTGTTATACAACATCAGTTGCCAGTGCAACCTTTTCAAGGGGAAAGTGGTGGGATCAGAATGCCTTGGAAAAAAGTTTTAGAATTTGACAGCTTGAACAGCAGTTTctattttgtgtcatttgattTCTAGATTCTATGCTCAGCTTAATCTGAGATGTTCAGAACCTGGGTACAATTTTTTGTGTCTTATCTGATGGTTAGCTGGTAAATTGGATAATTTAGAAGTGGTAAATGACTTTTTGTGATTCCAGATATTGGCGCTTTGTGCTGGAGACCTGGGTGGCGGTGCACGGGGCCATCGTGGCCTACCAGACAGGAGGGCCTACAGGGTACTGGCCCATGTTCACTTTCGGTTTCAGCGCCCTCGTGGTCTTCACCCAGGTACTGCAACCATATTTGTGCCATACTTGAAAACGTATGTTTTgctttaaggtggtatctcgctgcacttggtgcaccggtgtggcactgcggtgTTCGTTCACTGTGACACTGTTGAGTTATTTTTGCTAATTTATAATAAtatagatattgcgcaatacgtaaaagtatgacttacaagacaacaaaatatacaaatgtaagaaaatgaattctttatctctgaaattcgttgaataatATTTTGAAgcccgcagtgccacactggtgccccaagtgtagtgacaTACCACCTTAATACTGTAATAGTACGGTTCAAGTGCCGCCAAACGGATCAAAACAGGTCTGACCCTTTTGGCATACGGTTTGGCTTATTGGGTTTGTTATCTGGCGACCAGGGTTTGAATCCTAGGAGctaggagactgtttctacttgactcttacattggttcccatgccgacgcTGTAACAGACTAGATGTGTACCTCTTTTATATTTCTAAATTTTtggtctctttttttttcattaaagatTTTTCTAACCATATTTATCCTGTTCTATTGTCCAGTTGTTCACACTGCCATTCTGGAAGCAACTCCCCACATGGACACGTTACGTCCCTGCCTTGGTCTACCTCGCCATCACCCTCCACACCTACAGCAGTCTGCCTGATGAGAACGGCCGGCTATGGACCAGGCTATGGGAACCCATCGTTATTCCACTCAACCAGTACTTCTTTGCACTGGCCATATGTGGTCTTGTGACCCTATGTCTTAACATTGAGAGCAAATTTAACGCTTCTTTCATACACAAGAGCTTGGTTCAAGTAGAGTATGTTGGTTGCATCATTGGA
Above is a genomic segment from Branchiostoma floridae strain S238N-H82 chromosome 16, Bfl_VNyyK, whole genome shotgun sequence containing:
- the LOC118403852 gene encoding uncharacterized protein LOC118403852 produces the protein MWAAVYTLWYHPMENTLGHVMGFMNTWIFMLQGGLVYTDMHLNKYWRFVLETWVAVHGAIVAYQTGGPTGYWPMFTFGFSALVVFTQLFTLPFWKQLPTWTRYVPALVYLAITLHTYSSLPDENGRLWTRLWEPIVIPLNQYFFALAICGLVTLCLNIESKFNASFIHKSLVQVEYVGCIIGFLLLYLAKVVFSWAYQYYDAQLPGNPMVYFVGVFTPSAIVASFFIKRLVEGKV
- the LOC118403023 gene encoding uncharacterized protein LOC118403023, with the translated sequence MKGGKTRQRRQGAKVSDKHGIQNGLGETGGAPERGTGGNGDALSKSPDVTWHRRQDVLVWAGGMVFIAALMVLVNALGKYSIGLDLGTGRLVCFFSRGWNAPNGFFYDEANTTRERFLPEPFVQEPGVKGRYGVEPVIRWYFWKLRPELVTPWTRLFVWACYTVHQLLAWWLLYLAQVNKQSQKGKKYSTQLSKYNWAAVAVHTFFHMLHLAQTHLTYDATAQDVSIFSSQGSVIVALLLMMVVEFQDRGVLFGWPSGSSTGTCYIFFFLCA